The sequence AAAGTGATCAAGTCTTATTTTCGATAATCTCCTTTATCGTACTCATTGTTGCCTGCTCTAATATTGTCACCATGTCTATTTTATTAGTGAATAATAAAAAAAGAGAGATTGGTATTTTAAAGGCTATGGGAGTGTCTTCATCTCGTTTAAGACTTATATTTGGTTTGTGTGGAGCTTGCTCGGGTTTATTTGGAGCCTTTTTGGGATCTATTTTTGCTACGTTAACGTTGCGAAATTTAGAAATTTTAACGCGTTGGTTGAGTGCGTTACAGGGAAGAGAGGCATTTAATCCTTCCTTTTTTGGAGAACAACTTCCTCAAAATTTCCACCTTCCAACTATGATCTACTTGTCTTTAGGAGCTTTTATTTTGGCAGCCATTTCAGGAGCTCTTCCTGCACAACATGTTGCGCGTATGCAAGTTTCGGATATTTTAAAGACCGAGTAGGGAAATTATGGGTGTTCTTGTTGAAGCGCGTCATGTTTCAAAAACAGTTAAACAACGAGATGTTTGCGTTGATATATTAAAAGATGTGTGTTTTCAATTGTATGCGGGAGAGGTTGTGGCTATTACAGGCGCTTCTGGTAGTGGCAAAAGTACTCTATTGCATCTTTTGGGGACTTTAGATCAACCGAGTTCTGGACAGGTATTGTTCTTTGGGAAAAGCGTGCGTCATGAAGATCTTCCTATTTTTAGAAATCGTAGGATCGGGTTTATTTTCCAAAACTTCTATTTATTAGAAGATGATTCGGTGATCAATAATGTGTTGACTCCTGCGCAGATAGCACGAAAGGACACAAGTAAGAAATCTGAAGCATACGAGCGAGCCTTTTTCTTATTAGAGACTGTGGGACTTGCAGATCGACGATCAGAAAAAAGTGGCCTGCTTTCCGGAGGAGAAAAACAAAGAGTTGCTATAGCTCGAGCTTTAATGAACGATCCAGAGATAGTACTAGCTGATGAACCCTCGGGGAATCTAGATCGCAGGACAGCTAACACAATCCACGAGCTATTATTATCTCTTGCAGAACAC is a genomic window of Chlamydia sp. containing:
- a CDS encoding ABC transporter ATP-binding protein yields the protein MGVLVEARHVSKTVKQRDVCVDILKDVCFQLYAGEVVAITGASGSGKSTLLHLLGTLDQPSSGQVLFFGKSVRHEDLPIFRNRRIGFIFQNFYLLEDDSVINNVLTPAQIARKDTSKKSEAYERAFFLLETVGLADRRSEKSGLLSGGEKQRVAIARALMNDPEIVLADEPSGNLDRRTANTIHELLLSLAEHHRGVLIVTHDKELAEKCHREEILRDGTLTSADA